Proteins from one Limanda limanda chromosome 9, fLimLim1.1, whole genome shotgun sequence genomic window:
- the LOC133010879 gene encoding sex comb on midleg-like protein 2 isoform X1 translates to MGKTQLKDQKDGKKDRPGRTIPPTGTTPATNKDAFTWEEYLKETSSIPAPPSCYRQAGVPPSNDFKVGMKLEAHDPRNSTSVCIATVMGLTGVRLRLRLDGSDNSNDFWRLVDSSDIQPIGTCEKNGDMLQPPLGFRMNASSWPMFLLRTLNGAEMAPATAFKKEPPGPPQNNFKPGMKLEAVDKKNPYLICPATIGEVRGDEVFVMFDGWRGAFDYWCKCDSRDIFPVGWCSLTKHSLQSPGNSVTLPKNLQSLPVSPSKPSRRSMHSPYRLPNPLPPLPVRKGVRGRRPKSETIALLKAVAEAAAAQNGAISENTQLVPQPHKKRGPKPGSKRKSKILQGPTQLSSILVPQESPPSLNSVVSTVCVYVNKHGNCGPHLDRKQMQHLPDHFGPGPVNAVLQQVVQSCVDCAYQPKVLLIALQTHSGGGEVVRVRTDGVVRVVKLPSASSASFVLRFLETMCRHLQCDNLFSSQPFSHYSAYDRNKSVKEEMLDAPSLARGSKRSLSGISPLYAAPLSPKHLRTEAHASEAETLPHEENGLIKEQRYMDSASNSMTPRPQTVRSSSEYHSQASSLYHPGNSTPMRRHSSNPAELGSTQPLRRVEAASSTTGPEAAASDRESQQLPSKNPSSWTIEEVMQFVRDADPTALAPHAELFRKHEIDGKALMLLRSDMIMKYMGLKLGPALKLCHHIERLKQGKV, encoded by the exons ATGGGAAAAACCCAGCTAAAAG ATCAGAAAGATGGCAAAAAAGACAGACCAGGAAGAACAATTCCACCAACCGGTACAACTCCTGCAACAAATAAAG ATGCTTTCACCTGGGAAGAATATCTTAAAGAAACATCATCTATACCGGCTCCACCAAGCTGTTATCGTCAG GCTGGTGTCCCACCCTCCAATGACTTCAAAGTGGGAATGAAGCTGGAAGCCCATGACCCACGCAATTCCACTTCAGTTTGCATTGCCACAGTGATGGGTCTAACTGGGGTTCGTCTGCGTCTCCGTCTGGACGGAAGTGACAACAGCAATGATTTCTGGCGACTGGTGGATTCCTCTGACATTCAGCCCATCGGCACCTGTGAGAAGAATGGAGACATGTTGCAGCCGCCACTGG GATTTCGGATGAATGCGTCCTCATGGCCCATGTTTCTTTTGAGAACCTTGAATGGAGCAGAAATGGCTCCGGCAACAGCCTTTAAAAAG GAGCCTCCGGGGCCCCCCCAGAACAACTTCAAGCCAGGCATGAAGCTGGAGGCTGTGGACAAGAAGAACCCATACCTCATCTGCCCTGCCACCATTGGGGAAGTAAGGGGTGATGAGGTGTTCGTCATGTTCGACGGCTGGAGGGGCGCCTTCGATTACTGGTGCAAGTGTGACTCCCGGGACATCTTTCCTGTGGGCTGGTGCTCCCTCACCAAGCACAGCCTCCAGTCACCAGGCAACAGTG TTACCCTCCCAAAGAACTTGCAGAGTCTCCCAGTGTCACCCTCCAAGCCCAGCAGGCGTTCCATGCACTCCCCCTACAGGCTCCCCAACCCTCTGCCCCCTCTGCCTGTCAGAAAGGGGGTCCGGGGCCGTCGGCCCAAGAGCGAAACCATCGCTCTTCTTAAAGCTGTGGCAGAAGCAGCGGCTGCCCAGAACGGAGCCATATCTGAAAACACGCAGCTTGTACCTCAGCCTCACAAGAAGAGAGGACCCAAACCCGGAAGCAAG AGAAAGTCCAAGATTCTGCAGGGTCCGACACAGCTGTCCAGCATCCTGGTTCCACAGGAAAGCCCCCCCAGTCTCAACTCAGTGGTTTCAACAG tgtgtgtatatgtaaatAAGCATGGGAACTGTGGTCCGCACCTGGACAGGAAGCAGATGCAGCATCTGCCTGACCACTTTGGCCCGGGGCCGGTCAACGCTGTGCTCCAGCAGGTGGTCCAGTCATGTGTGGACTGTGCGTACCAGCCCAAAGTCCTGCTCATTGCTCTGCAGACtcactcaggaggaggagaggttgtcagag TGAGGACAGATGGTGTAGTCCGTGTGGTTAAACTTCCTTCAGCTTCCAGTGCTTCCTTCGTGCTGCGGTTCCTGGAGACGATGTGTCGTCATCTGCAATGTGACAACTTGTTCAGCAGCCAACCGTTCAGCCACTACTCTGCCTATGACAGGAACAAGTCAG TGAAAGAAGAGATGTTGGACGCTCCCTCTCTTGCTCGGGGTAGCAAACGCAGTCTCTCTGGAATCTCTCCACTGTATGCAGCCCCTCTGTCTCCTAAACATTTACGCACAGAAGCTCACGCTTCAGAAG CAGAGACTCTGCCCCATGAGGAGAATGGCCTGATAAAGGAGCAGCGCTACATGGACTCCGCCTCCAACTCCATGACTCCTCGTCCTCAAACAGTGCGGAGTTCCTCAGAGTACCACTCTCAGGCCAGCAGCCTCTACCATCCAGGCAACagcactcccatgcgccgccaCTCATCTAACCCCGCAGAGCTCGGCTCCACACAGCCTCTCAGACGAGTTGAAG CAGCCAGCTCCACCACCGGCCCTGAGGCTGCAGCGTCTGATCGGGAGAGTCAGCAGCTGCCCAGTAAAAACCCCTCGTCCTGGACCATTGAGGAGGTCATGCAGTTCGTCAGGGATGCTGACCCCACAGCACTAGCGCCACATGCTGAACTGTTCAGGAAACAT
- the LOC133010879 gene encoding sex comb on midleg-like protein 2 isoform X2, which yields MGKTQLKDQKDGKKDRPGRTIPPTGTTPATNKDAFTWEEYLKETSSIPAPPSCYRQAGVPPSNDFKVGMKLEAHDPRNSTSVCIATVMGLTGVRLRLRLDGSDNSNDFWRLVDSSDIQPIGTCEKNGDMLQPPLGFRMNASSWPMFLLRTLNGAEMAPATAFKKEPPGPPQNNFKPGMKLEAVDKKNPYLICPATIGEVRGDEVFVMFDGWRGAFDYWCKCDSRDIFPVGWCSLTKHSLQSPGNSVTLPKNLQSLPVSPSKPSRRSMHSPYRLPNPLPPLPVRKGVRGRRPKSETIALLKAVAEAAAAQNGAISENTQLVPQPHKKRGPKPGSKRKSKILQGPTQLSSILVPQESPPSLNSVVSTVCVYVNKHGNCGPHLDRKQMQHLPDHFGPGPVNAVLQQVVQSCVDCAYQPKVLLIALQTHSGGGEVVRVRTDGVVRVVKLPSASSASFVLRFLETMCRHLQCDNLFSSQPFSHYSAYDRNKSVKEEMLDAPSLARGSKRSLSGISPLYAAPLSPKHLRTEAHASEAETLPHEENGLIKEQRYMDSASNSMTPRPQTVRSSSEYHSQASSLYHPGNSTPMRRHSSNPAELGSTQPLRRVEASSTTGPEAAASDRESQQLPSKNPSSWTIEEVMQFVRDADPTALAPHAELFRKHEIDGKALMLLRSDMIMKYMGLKLGPALKLCHHIERLKQGKV from the exons ATGGGAAAAACCCAGCTAAAAG ATCAGAAAGATGGCAAAAAAGACAGACCAGGAAGAACAATTCCACCAACCGGTACAACTCCTGCAACAAATAAAG ATGCTTTCACCTGGGAAGAATATCTTAAAGAAACATCATCTATACCGGCTCCACCAAGCTGTTATCGTCAG GCTGGTGTCCCACCCTCCAATGACTTCAAAGTGGGAATGAAGCTGGAAGCCCATGACCCACGCAATTCCACTTCAGTTTGCATTGCCACAGTGATGGGTCTAACTGGGGTTCGTCTGCGTCTCCGTCTGGACGGAAGTGACAACAGCAATGATTTCTGGCGACTGGTGGATTCCTCTGACATTCAGCCCATCGGCACCTGTGAGAAGAATGGAGACATGTTGCAGCCGCCACTGG GATTTCGGATGAATGCGTCCTCATGGCCCATGTTTCTTTTGAGAACCTTGAATGGAGCAGAAATGGCTCCGGCAACAGCCTTTAAAAAG GAGCCTCCGGGGCCCCCCCAGAACAACTTCAAGCCAGGCATGAAGCTGGAGGCTGTGGACAAGAAGAACCCATACCTCATCTGCCCTGCCACCATTGGGGAAGTAAGGGGTGATGAGGTGTTCGTCATGTTCGACGGCTGGAGGGGCGCCTTCGATTACTGGTGCAAGTGTGACTCCCGGGACATCTTTCCTGTGGGCTGGTGCTCCCTCACCAAGCACAGCCTCCAGTCACCAGGCAACAGTG TTACCCTCCCAAAGAACTTGCAGAGTCTCCCAGTGTCACCCTCCAAGCCCAGCAGGCGTTCCATGCACTCCCCCTACAGGCTCCCCAACCCTCTGCCCCCTCTGCCTGTCAGAAAGGGGGTCCGGGGCCGTCGGCCCAAGAGCGAAACCATCGCTCTTCTTAAAGCTGTGGCAGAAGCAGCGGCTGCCCAGAACGGAGCCATATCTGAAAACACGCAGCTTGTACCTCAGCCTCACAAGAAGAGAGGACCCAAACCCGGAAGCAAG AGAAAGTCCAAGATTCTGCAGGGTCCGACACAGCTGTCCAGCATCCTGGTTCCACAGGAAAGCCCCCCCAGTCTCAACTCAGTGGTTTCAACAG tgtgtgtatatgtaaatAAGCATGGGAACTGTGGTCCGCACCTGGACAGGAAGCAGATGCAGCATCTGCCTGACCACTTTGGCCCGGGGCCGGTCAACGCTGTGCTCCAGCAGGTGGTCCAGTCATGTGTGGACTGTGCGTACCAGCCCAAAGTCCTGCTCATTGCTCTGCAGACtcactcaggaggaggagaggttgtcagag TGAGGACAGATGGTGTAGTCCGTGTGGTTAAACTTCCTTCAGCTTCCAGTGCTTCCTTCGTGCTGCGGTTCCTGGAGACGATGTGTCGTCATCTGCAATGTGACAACTTGTTCAGCAGCCAACCGTTCAGCCACTACTCTGCCTATGACAGGAACAAGTCAG TGAAAGAAGAGATGTTGGACGCTCCCTCTCTTGCTCGGGGTAGCAAACGCAGTCTCTCTGGAATCTCTCCACTGTATGCAGCCCCTCTGTCTCCTAAACATTTACGCACAGAAGCTCACGCTTCAGAAG CAGAGACTCTGCCCCATGAGGAGAATGGCCTGATAAAGGAGCAGCGCTACATGGACTCCGCCTCCAACTCCATGACTCCTCGTCCTCAAACAGTGCGGAGTTCCTCAGAGTACCACTCTCAGGCCAGCAGCCTCTACCATCCAGGCAACagcactcccatgcgccgccaCTCATCTAACCCCGCAGAGCTCGGCTCCACACAGCCTCTCAGACGAGTTGAAG CCAGCTCCACCACCGGCCCTGAGGCTGCAGCGTCTGATCGGGAGAGTCAGCAGCTGCCCAGTAAAAACCCCTCGTCCTGGACCATTGAGGAGGTCATGCAGTTCGTCAGGGATGCTGACCCCACAGCACTAGCGCCACATGCTGAACTGTTCAGGAAACAT